A window of Acidobacteriota bacterium genomic DNA:
ACGCCACCGTCTCGGCCAAACCCTTCGAGGCCAAAGTGCTCGTGATCGCCGCCGTCAGCGTCGTCTTTCCATGATCTACGTGACCGATCGTACCGATGTTCACGTGAGGCTTTGAACGATCAAACTTTTCCTTACCCATGGCGGCTCAACTGCCTCCTGAAAACGTGGCGCCCCACTCCGGCGGGGCTGAGATTCTGGATCTCGGTTAGATGCTCTAACGTCGCAATGACTTGTTCTTACAGTGACTTGCCCGTGCAGCGCTGAAACTCTTTACGCCGTAGTTCGCATCGCCGTGGATTGCACCACAGCCGTTCACATCACAGCGACCTACGCATATGGAGCCCACGACCGGATTTGAACCGGTGACCCCTTCCTTACCAAGGAAGTGCTCTACCCCTGAGCCACGTGGGCTAAAGAAGGCCGAGCCACCACCTGGACCGAACCCAGGAAGGTGACATCGGCCTAAGCTTCAAATAGTAGCGTTCCGAAACACCACTGTCAACCGACAAGGGGAGCCGGAAGCGCGCTAGGTCTCCTCGCGCCGTTCGCCCTGCCCACGGCGGAGCGCGATTGTGCCAAATCCTCCGAGTTCTGTCCAGAAAGCTTGGCGCCGCCGCAATCGAGCAGCGGAAGGATGGAGCGGGAGACGGGATTCGAACCCGCGACCAACAGCTTGGAAGGCTGTGACTCTACCCCTGAGTTACTCCCGCGGCGCCCCTATTTTCAGGGGGGCTGCGCCCCCCTCACGGCCAAGAAGCGCGGTTCTTGGCCGCTCATCCCCGTCCTCGGCGACTCACGTCGCCGCCGAGCCTTCCAGGCTCGGAATCGCGAGGATCGACAGTCGTGGGGTCCTCTCCTTCAGGTTCTCAAAGGTCGAGAACGAAACCAAAGAGATTTTGGTGGAGGCGGGTGGATTCGAACCACCGTAGGGCGAACCCGACAGATTTACAGTCTGTTGCCTTTGTCCACTCGGCCACACCTCCCCATGGGCTCCCACTCGACATCTAAAGAACCTCAGCCTCCGGAGTCTTCGACCGGATCGGAAGCACCTTCAGGGTGGAGCCGGCACCCGGATTCGAACCGAGGACCAACTGCTTACAAGGCAGTTGCTCTACCCCT
This region includes:
- a CDS encoding GTP-binding protein produces the protein MGKEKFDRSKPHVNIGTIGHVDHGKTTLTAAITSTLASKGLAETVA